Proteins encoded together in one Aeromonas encheleia window:
- the upp gene encoding uracil phosphoribosyltransferase → MKVVEVKHPLVKHKIGLMREGDISTKRFRELAKEVGSLLTYEATSDFETEKVTIDGWNGPVEVDQIKGKKVTVVPILRAGLGMMDGVLEHMPSARVSVVGIYRDEETLQPVPYFEKIVSNIEERLALVIDPMLATGGSMIATIDLLKKKGCQSIKVLVLVAAPEGIKALEAAHPDVELYCASIDLGLNEKGYIVPGLGDAGDKIFGTK, encoded by the coding sequence ATGAAAGTCGTTGAAGTCAAACACCCCCTGGTCAAGCACAAGATCGGGCTGATGCGTGAAGGCGATATCAGCACCAAGCGTTTCCGTGAACTGGCCAAAGAAGTGGGCAGTTTGTTGACCTACGAAGCGACCTCTGACTTCGAAACCGAGAAAGTTACCATCGATGGCTGGAACGGGCCAGTGGAAGTTGACCAGATCAAGGGCAAGAAGGTCACTGTGGTGCCCATCCTGCGCGCCGGTCTTGGCATGATGGATGGCGTGCTCGAGCACATGCCAAGCGCCCGCGTCAGCGTGGTCGGCATCTACCGCGATGAAGAGACCCTGCAACCGGTTCCCTACTTCGAGAAGATCGTCAGCAACATCGAAGAGCGTCTGGCCCTGGTGATCGACCCCATGCTGGCCACCGGCGGCTCCATGATCGCCACCATCGACCTGCTCAAGAAGAAGGGCTGCCAGTCCATCAAGGTGCTGGTGCTGGTCGCCGCGCCGGAAGGCATCAAAGCGCTGGAAGCCGCTCACCCCGACGTGGAGCTCTACTGTGCCTCCATCGATCTGGGCCTGAACGAGAAGGGCTACATTGTGCCTGGTCTGGGCGATGCCGGTGACAAGATCTTCGGCACCAAATAA
- the purM gene encoding phosphoribosylformylglycinamidine cyclo-ligase, which produces MTDKTSLSYKDAGVDIDAGNALVERIKGVSKRTRRPEVLGGLGGFGALCQIPAGYKEPVLVSGTDGVGTKLRLAIDLKKHDTVGIDLVAMCVNDLIVQGAEPLFFLDYYATGKLDVDTAAAVVTGIGAGCEQSGCALVGGETAEMPGMYEGEDYDIAGFCVGVVEKSEIIDGSKVGEGDALIALAASGPHSNGFSLVRKILEVSKADVHQPLGETTLANALLEPTRIYVKPVLKLIKECEIHALSHITGGGFWENIPRVLPANTQAVIDEQSWQWPAVFGWLQQAGNVTRHEMYRTFNCGVGMIIALPAHQLDKALTLLKAEGENAWHIGHIAKAADGEEQVVIK; this is translated from the coding sequence GTGACTGACAAAACCTCACTGAGCTACAAGGATGCTGGCGTGGATATCGATGCCGGCAATGCACTGGTTGAACGTATCAAGGGCGTGTCAAAACGCACTCGTCGTCCTGAAGTCCTTGGTGGTCTTGGCGGCTTTGGGGCCCTGTGTCAAATCCCTGCGGGCTACAAGGAGCCGGTGCTGGTCTCGGGCACCGACGGGGTGGGCACCAAGCTGCGTCTCGCCATCGATCTGAAAAAACACGACACAGTGGGCATCGATCTGGTGGCCATGTGCGTCAATGACCTGATAGTGCAAGGCGCCGAGCCGCTGTTCTTCCTCGACTACTACGCAACCGGCAAGCTGGATGTGGACACCGCCGCCGCCGTGGTGACCGGCATAGGCGCCGGTTGCGAGCAATCCGGCTGCGCCCTGGTGGGCGGCGAAACCGCCGAGATGCCGGGCATGTATGAAGGGGAAGACTACGACATCGCCGGTTTCTGTGTCGGTGTGGTGGAGAAGAGCGAAATCATCGACGGCAGCAAGGTCGGCGAAGGGGACGCCCTGATCGCTCTGGCCGCCAGCGGCCCCCACTCCAACGGCTTCTCCCTGGTGCGCAAGATCCTGGAAGTCTCCAAGGCCGACGTGCACCAGCCGCTGGGTGAGACCACCCTGGCCAACGCCCTGCTGGAGCCGACCCGCATCTATGTGAAGCCGGTGCTCAAGCTCATCAAGGAGTGCGAGATCCACGCGCTGTCCCACATCACCGGCGGCGGCTTCTGGGAGAACATCCCCCGCGTGCTGCCCGCCAACACCCAGGCGGTGATCGACGAGCAGAGCTGGCAGTGGCCGGCGGTGTTCGGCTGGCTGCAGCAGGCCGGCAACGTCACCCGTCACGAGATGTACCGTACCTTCAACTGCGGCGTCGGCATGATCATCGCCCTGCCCGCCCATCAGCTGGACAAGGCGCTGACCCTGCTCAAGGCCGAAGGCGAGAACGCATGGCACATCGGCCATATCGCCAAGGCTGCGGATGGCGAGGAGCAGGTCGTCATCAAATGA
- a CDS encoding DUF2066 domain-containing protein, with protein sequence MLKRLVTLLCCSLSLMVSAAQVTDLYQGKAPTSGDMAAAQSQALGDVLIKVTGRRDILTQPAVVKALAAPGDFVQHYGYQDLGPVKFLKADFDVTKVNALIAQSKFPLLGPARPQMAIWLVVDEGERRILPDQSSDGWAAALRAQSQAMGLPVSIPLMDLDDNMAVNATDVWGRFADPILQASQRYGAEMVVLGKLTPEGDKEEGKWSIDWGLYGPKAGGELAELTKGAGSGTQAEVAQGMADALAGWLVQQYGTRLSGVASSQTLVVEGLSGIDGMIMVQKMLQGMASITKVTIGKLEGDKVTFNLSLQGDKAELVRGLQLESRLRQIEDNESGLRYQWAQP encoded by the coding sequence ATGCTTAAACGCTTAGTGACTCTCCTCTGCTGCTCCCTGTCGTTAATGGTGTCGGCTGCCCAGGTGACCGATCTCTATCAGGGCAAGGCGCCGACCAGCGGTGACATGGCGGCCGCCCAGTCCCAGGCACTGGGCGATGTGCTGATCAAGGTGACAGGCCGACGCGACATTCTCACCCAGCCGGCGGTGGTCAAGGCACTGGCCGCGCCGGGCGATTTTGTGCAGCACTACGGTTACCAGGATCTGGGGCCGGTCAAGTTCCTCAAGGCCGATTTCGACGTCACCAAAGTCAACGCCCTGATCGCCCAGAGCAAGTTTCCCCTGCTTGGGCCCGCCCGGCCGCAGATGGCGATCTGGCTGGTGGTCGATGAAGGGGAGCGCCGCATACTGCCGGATCAGTCAAGCGATGGCTGGGCCGCCGCGCTGCGCGCCCAGAGCCAGGCCATGGGCCTGCCAGTCAGCATTCCGCTGATGGATCTCGATGACAACATGGCGGTCAATGCCACCGACGTCTGGGGCCGCTTCGCCGATCCCATCCTCCAGGCGAGCCAGCGTTACGGCGCCGAGATGGTGGTGCTGGGCAAGCTGACACCGGAGGGTGACAAAGAGGAGGGGAAATGGAGCATCGACTGGGGTCTCTATGGTCCCAAGGCGGGCGGTGAGCTGGCCGAGCTGACCAAGGGCGCCGGCTCAGGCACCCAGGCCGAGGTGGCGCAGGGGATGGCCGATGCGCTGGCCGGCTGGCTGGTGCAACAGTACGGCACCCGCCTGTCCGGTGTGGCCTCCAGCCAGACCCTGGTGGTGGAAGGCTTGTCCGGCATCGATGGCATGATCATGGTGCAGAAGATGCTGCAGGGCATGGCCAGCATCACCAAGGTGACGATCGGCAAGCTGGAGGGGGACAAGGTCACCTTCAACCTCTCCCTGCAGGGTGACAAGGCCGAGCTGGTACGCGGTCTGCAACTGGAGAGTCGCCTGCGCCAGATCGAAGACAATGAGAGCGGTTTGCGCTACCAATGGGCACAGCCCTGA
- a CDS encoding Nif3-like dinuclear metal center hexameric protein, translating into MISHRKLETVLNHLLEPHAIKDYCPNGLQVEGRERIRKVVTGVTASQALIDAAVAAGADAILVHHGYFWSGEPAQITGMKQRRLKTLLTHDINLFAYHLPLDVHPEVGNNAQLAKLLGIKVRRGLEPWNSKSVAIVGKLEQPMSGSDFAKLIAERLGREPLHCGDSGPELISSVAWCTGGGQSYINLAAEQGIDAFISGEASEQTIHTAREMGMHFYAAGHHATERYGIKALGEWLATVHGLEVTFIDIDNPV; encoded by the coding sequence ATGATCTCTCATCGAAAACTGGAAACCGTGCTCAACCACCTGCTCGAGCCCCATGCCATCAAGGACTACTGTCCCAATGGCCTGCAGGTGGAGGGGCGCGAGCGCATCCGCAAGGTGGTCACCGGCGTCACCGCCAGCCAGGCGCTGATCGATGCGGCGGTGGCCGCCGGGGCCGACGCCATCCTGGTCCATCACGGCTACTTCTGGAGCGGGGAACCGGCCCAGATCACTGGCATGAAGCAGCGCCGCCTCAAGACCCTGCTGACCCACGACATCAACCTGTTTGCCTATCACCTGCCGCTGGATGTGCACCCCGAGGTGGGCAACAACGCCCAGCTCGCCAAGCTGCTCGGCATCAAGGTGCGCCGTGGCCTGGAGCCCTGGAACAGCAAGAGCGTGGCCATTGTGGGCAAGCTGGAGCAGCCCATGAGTGGCAGCGATTTCGCAAAGCTTATTGCTGAGCGACTCGGCCGTGAGCCACTCCATTGCGGCGACAGCGGTCCCGAGCTCATCAGCTCGGTGGCCTGGTGCACCGGCGGTGGCCAGAGCTACATCAACCTGGCGGCGGAGCAGGGCATCGATGCCTTCATCTCCGGCGAGGCCTCCGAGCAGACCATCCACACCGCCCGCGAGATGGGGATGCACTTCTACGCCGCCGGCCACCATGCCACCGAGCGTTACGGCATCAAGGCGCTGGGGGAGTGGCTGGCGACGGTGCACGGGCTGGAGGTGACCTTTATCGATATCGACAATCCGGTGTAG
- the purN gene encoding phosphoribosylglycinamide formyltransferase, with amino-acid sequence MKRILVLISGSGSNLQVILDSCASGKIAGQVVGVISNKADAYGLVRAQEAGVATSILAQQQFASRAEYDVALQALMADYQPDLVVLAGFMRILSADLVRHFAGRMINIHPSLLPKYQGLHTHQRAIEAGDSEHGASVHFVTEELDGGPVILQARVPIFEGDDAGEVAARVQAQEHSIYPLVVQWFCQGRLRMQEGTALLDGVALGPAGHACE; translated from the coding sequence ATGAAACGCATCCTGGTACTCATCTCCGGCAGCGGCAGCAACCTGCAGGTCATCCTCGACAGTTGCGCCAGCGGCAAGATAGCGGGCCAGGTGGTCGGCGTCATCAGCAACAAGGCCGATGCCTATGGTCTGGTGCGCGCTCAGGAGGCCGGGGTGGCCACCTCCATCCTGGCCCAGCAGCAGTTTGCCAGCCGGGCGGAGTATGACGTCGCCCTGCAGGCGCTGATGGCAGACTATCAGCCGGATCTGGTGGTGCTGGCCGGCTTTATGCGGATCCTGAGTGCCGATCTGGTGCGCCACTTCGCCGGGCGGATGATCAACATCCACCCCTCCCTGCTACCCAAGTATCAGGGTCTGCACACCCACCAGCGCGCCATCGAGGCGGGGGACAGCGAGCACGGTGCCAGCGTCCACTTCGTCACCGAAGAGCTGGACGGCGGCCCGGTGATCCTGCAGGCCCGGGTGCCCATCTTCGAAGGGGATGACGCAGGCGAGGTGGCGGCCAGGGTCCAGGCCCAGGAGCACAGCATCTACCCGCTGGTGGTGCAGTGGTTCTGCCAGGGGCGGCTGCGGATGCAGGAGGGCACCGCCCTGCTGGATGGCGTGGCGCTCGGCCCGGCGGGCCATGCCTGCGAGTAA
- the hda gene encoding DnaA inactivator Hda has translation MKQPAQLSLAVQLPDDETFVSFYPGNNAHLITALKNAAIGQGAPFLYFWGAKGSGRSHLLHATCAEVNARDAAAAYLSLDQFEQLDPSMLDALESLPLVCLDSLEAIAGNALWERALFDFYNRWKEKGEGTLVVTGCSAPRKLGLQLPDLASRLDWGVSFHLDELDDEGKLSALQLRAELRGFKLPIDVGRFLLNRLSRDMRTLLATLNQLDNASFRAKRKLTIPFVKEILEL, from the coding sequence GTGAAGCAACCGGCCCAACTGTCTTTAGCCGTACAATTACCGGATGATGAAACCTTCGTCAGTTTTTATCCCGGCAACAATGCCCATCTGATCACCGCCCTCAAGAATGCGGCCATCGGTCAGGGCGCGCCTTTCCTCTATTTCTGGGGAGCCAAGGGCTCGGGGCGTTCCCACCTGCTGCACGCCACCTGCGCCGAGGTCAACGCCCGCGACGCCGCCGCGGCCTATCTCTCCCTCGATCAGTTCGAACAGCTGGATCCCAGCATGCTCGATGCCCTCGAGAGCCTGCCGCTGGTCTGCCTCGACAGCCTGGAGGCCATCGCCGGCAATGCGCTCTGGGAGCGAGCCCTGTTCGACTTCTACAACCGCTGGAAAGAGAAAGGCGAGGGCACCCTGGTGGTGACCGGCTGCAGCGCCCCGCGCAAGCTGGGGCTGCAACTGCCGGATCTCGCCTCGCGCCTCGACTGGGGGGTAAGTTTCCACCTCGACGAGCTGGACGATGAGGGCAAGCTCAGCGCCCTGCAGCTGCGCGCCGAACTGCGAGGCTTCAAGTTGCCCATCGACGTGGGTCGCTTCCTGCTCAATCGGCTGTCACGCGACATGCGCACCCTGCTCGCTACCCTCAATCAACTCGATAACGCCTCCTTTCGCGCCAAGCGCAAGCTCACCATCCCCTTCGTCAAGGAGATCCTCGAGCTCTGA